One genomic segment of Natrialbaceae archaeon AArc-T1-2 includes these proteins:
- a CDS encoding hydantoinase B/oxoprolinase family protein, with the protein MTDATDDVDPITLEVLRNQLESVAEEMGQTLIRGAYSPNIKERRDCSTALFDAAGRMIAQAEHIPVHLGAMPEAVDAVRECDPRPGDVFVLNDPFRGGTHLPDVTMVSPLAPGDGDDREIVGYAVSRAHHADVGGMAPGSMPAGAREIYQEGLRLPPVRLVADGEIREDVRSIVLANVRNARERRADLRAQLAANDRAETRLVSLFDEHGRETVLDGFDAVIEYSRDRIASEIETLPDGSYEATDVLEGDGVTDEDVEIAVTVTIDGDEIEVDFSGTADQLEGNLNAPIAVAKSAVYFVVRCVTDPEIPPNHGCYAPVSVYAPDGTLLNPEPPAAVVGGNVETSQRVTDVVFAALAEAAPDRVPAQGQGTMNNLTVGARDGSFTYYETIAGGFGARAERDGMDGVQVGMTNTLNTPVESIETEYPLRVERYALREDSGGRGKHRGGLGLERTVAVETDATVSLLTERRRHAPGGVAGGEDGRPGENLIDGEPVPAKTTVDVGAGTTVTVRTPGGGGHGDPNERDPEALEADRADEKARD; encoded by the coding sequence ATGACCGACGCGACCGACGACGTCGACCCGATCACGCTGGAAGTGCTTCGCAACCAGCTCGAGAGCGTCGCCGAGGAGATGGGCCAGACCCTGATCCGCGGGGCGTACTCGCCGAACATCAAGGAACGACGGGACTGTTCGACGGCGCTGTTCGACGCGGCGGGGCGGATGATCGCCCAGGCCGAACACATCCCGGTTCACCTCGGCGCGATGCCCGAAGCCGTCGACGCCGTCCGCGAGTGCGACCCCCGACCGGGCGACGTCTTCGTGCTCAACGACCCGTTCCGGGGCGGTACCCACTTGCCGGACGTGACGATGGTTTCGCCGCTCGCACCGGGCGACGGTGACGACCGCGAGATCGTCGGCTACGCCGTCTCACGGGCACACCACGCCGACGTCGGCGGGATGGCTCCCGGCAGCATGCCCGCGGGTGCACGAGAGATCTACCAGGAAGGACTGCGGCTCCCGCCGGTTCGCCTCGTCGCGGACGGCGAGATTCGCGAAGACGTCCGGTCGATCGTGCTCGCGAACGTCCGAAACGCCCGCGAGCGCCGGGCCGACCTCCGGGCACAGCTGGCGGCGAACGACCGCGCCGAAACGCGTCTCGTTTCGCTGTTCGACGAGCACGGCCGCGAGACCGTCCTCGACGGCTTCGACGCCGTGATCGAGTATTCCCGCGATCGGATCGCGAGCGAGATCGAGACGCTGCCGGACGGCTCTTACGAGGCGACGGACGTCTTAGAAGGCGACGGCGTCACCGACGAGGACGTCGAGATCGCCGTCACGGTGACGATCGACGGCGACGAGATCGAGGTCGACTTTTCGGGGACGGCAGACCAGCTCGAGGGCAACCTCAACGCGCCGATCGCGGTCGCAAAGAGCGCGGTCTACTTCGTCGTCCGCTGTGTCACCGATCCCGAGATCCCGCCGAACCACGGCTGTTACGCGCCCGTCTCCGTCTATGCGCCCGACGGAACGCTGCTGAACCCCGAGCCGCCCGCGGCCGTCGTCGGCGGTAACGTCGAGACCAGCCAGCGCGTGACCGACGTCGTCTTCGCGGCGCTCGCCGAAGCCGCACCCGATCGCGTCCCCGCCCAGGGACAGGGGACGATGAACAACCTGACCGTCGGCGCGAGAGACGGCTCCTTTACCTACTACGAGACCATCGCCGGCGGCTTCGGCGCCCGAGCCGAGCGCGATGGCATGGACGGCGTCCAGGTCGGAATGACGAACACGCTCAACACACCCGTCGAATCCATCGAGACGGAGTATCCGCTTCGCGTCGAGCGATACGCCCTGCGTGAGGACAGCGGCGGCCGCGGCAAACACCGTGGTGGGCTCGGCCTCGAGCGAACCGTCGCCGTCGAGACCGACGCGACGGTCTCGCTTCTGACCGAGCGACGTCGTCACGCTCCAGGCGGCGTCGCAGGCGGCGAGGACGGACGGCCGGGGGAGAACCTGATCGACGGCGAACCGGTTCCGGCGAAGACGACCGTCGACGTCGGTGCGGGGACGACGGTGACGGTTCGCACACCCGGTGGCGGCGGACACGGCGATCCGAACGAACGCGACCCCGAAGCGCTCGAGGCCGACCGGGCCGACGAGAAAGCCAGGGACTGA
- a CDS encoding hydantoinase/oxoprolinase family protein produces MTEPHDTERDASTTATRVGVDVGGTFTDVTLSVDDRLVTAKVPTTDDQSVGVLEGIAKACEQAGIVPSDLETFAHAMTVSVNALLERGGAKTALVTTDGFRDVLEIGRQDRPDLYDLEAEKPEPLVPRRRRFEIDERTTGGGVERSVDPDEVRELAETVRERDVEAVAVSLLHAYADPENERVVAETLRDELEVPVSASHEVLAEFREYERTSTTAADAYVRPVIEGYVGRLVEEARSEGIPEPRIMQANGGIADPETVRTRAVTTAMSGPAAGVVGAAATVDDEGVDGLVTFDMGGTSSDVSLVRDGEAERTTDSEIAGVPIRTPMVDVTTVGAGGGSIAWIDAGGALRVGPRSAGAQPGPVCYDRGGTEPTVTDANVVLGYIGSETALGGEMTLDVEAAYGALEDLADEAGLEDALEAARGVYRVANATMTRAIRSVTVERGYDPRAFALVAFGGAGPMHAAALAEALEIDRVIVPRPSGVLSAFGLLAADESYDAVRTVSVDLSTVERAHLEDVYADLVADVLADTSDPDAAVVERAADCRYAGQSFELTVSVDESVDVGAVAERFHAAHERAYGYRMDEEIEIVNLRATATVEGDEPVVRHAGEGGALLGTREAHFPGVGARETTVYDRDRLESGTTVSGPAILEQAESTTVIPPMWAGEVLEDGTLTMTREGVEQ; encoded by the coding sequence ATGACAGAGCCACACGACACCGAACGGGACGCATCGACCACCGCCACGCGAGTCGGCGTCGACGTCGGCGGCACGTTCACCGACGTGACACTGTCGGTCGACGACCGGCTCGTGACGGCAAAAGTGCCGACGACCGACGACCAGAGCGTCGGCGTCTTAGAGGGTATCGCGAAAGCCTGCGAGCAGGCCGGGATCGTCCCGAGCGACCTCGAGACGTTCGCCCACGCGATGACCGTCTCGGTCAACGCGTTGCTCGAGCGCGGCGGGGCGAAGACGGCGCTCGTGACAACCGACGGATTCCGGGACGTCTTGGAGATCGGTCGCCAGGATCGGCCGGATCTGTACGACCTCGAGGCGGAGAAGCCGGAGCCACTCGTCCCACGACGCCGTCGATTCGAGATCGACGAGCGAACGACCGGCGGCGGCGTCGAGCGGTCGGTCGATCCCGATGAGGTCCGAGAGCTCGCCGAAACCGTACGAGAGCGAGACGTCGAGGCCGTCGCCGTCTCCTTGCTGCACGCCTACGCCGACCCCGAGAACGAACGCGTCGTCGCCGAGACCCTGAGAGACGAACTCGAGGTGCCGGTGTCGGCCTCCCACGAGGTGCTCGCGGAGTTTCGCGAGTACGAGCGCACCTCGACGACGGCTGCCGACGCCTACGTCCGACCCGTAATCGAAGGCTACGTCGGGCGGCTGGTCGAAGAGGCTCGATCGGAGGGGATTCCCGAACCGCGAATCATGCAGGCAAACGGCGGCATCGCCGACCCGGAGACGGTACGGACACGCGCCGTGACGACGGCGATGTCCGGCCCCGCCGCCGGCGTCGTCGGTGCCGCGGCGACCGTCGACGACGAGGGTGTCGACGGGCTGGTCACCTTCGACATGGGCGGGACCTCGAGCGACGTCAGCCTCGTCCGCGATGGGGAAGCCGAACGGACGACGGATTCGGAGATCGCGGGCGTCCCGATCCGCACGCCGATGGTCGACGTCACCACCGTCGGCGCGGGCGGCGGCTCGATCGCCTGGATCGACGCCGGCGGCGCACTCCGCGTCGGCCCGCGATCGGCAGGAGCCCAACCCGGCCCCGTCTGCTACGACCGCGGCGGCACCGAACCGACGGTGACCGACGCGAACGTCGTGCTTGGGTACATCGGTTCCGAGACGGCCCTGGGCGGTGAGATGACCCTGGACGTTGAGGCCGCCTACGGCGCGCTCGAGGACCTCGCCGACGAGGCGGGCCTCGAGGACGCACTCGAGGCTGCCCGCGGGGTCTACCGCGTGGCGAACGCGACGATGACCCGAGCGATCCGGTCGGTGACGGTCGAACGCGGATACGATCCGCGCGCGTTCGCGCTCGTCGCCTTCGGCGGTGCCGGCCCGATGCACGCGGCGGCACTCGCAGAGGCGCTCGAGATCGACCGCGTGATCGTCCCGCGACCCAGCGGCGTCCTCTCTGCCTTTGGTCTACTGGCGGCCGACGAGAGCTACGACGCCGTCCGGACCGTAAGCGTCGATCTATCGACGGTCGAGCGAGCCCACCTCGAGGACGTCTACGCCGACCTCGTCGCCGACGTGCTCGCGGATACCTCCGATCCCGACGCGGCCGTCGTCGAACGGGCCGCGGACTGTCGGTACGCCGGGCAGAGCTTCGAACTCACCGTCTCCGTCGACGAGAGCGTCGACGTCGGGGCCGTCGCCGAGCGGTTCCACGCGGCCCACGAACGGGCCTACGGCTACCGGATGGACGAGGAGATCGAGATCGTCAATCTGCGAGCGACGGCGACCGTCGAGGGGGACGAACCCGTCGTCCGTCACGCCGGCGAGGGCGGTGCCCTGCTCGGAACCAGAGAAGCACACTTCCCCGGCGTCGGGGCGCGGGAGACGACGGTTTACGACCGCGATCGCCTCGAGTCGGGGACGACGGTCTCCGGGCCGGCGATCTTAGAGCAGGCAGAGAGTACGACCGTCATCCCGCCGATGTGGGCGGGTGAGGTGCTCGAAGACGGAACGCTCACGATGACTCGAGAGGGGGTGGAGCAATGA